A genomic region of Macrobrachium nipponense isolate FS-2020 chromosome 40, ASM1510439v2, whole genome shotgun sequence contains the following coding sequences:
- the LOC135211955 gene encoding uncharacterized protein LOC135211955: MRHCDERVALYKEIGETLPIELQEDGILTVEFTYPGKYISAEVVAYDPKNKSNVFSEYPYKCRFPTGQIRKKGDKTVCRHTLTVPEDQKEMMVLIVVIDEDDLVERSALQYFDKKAASKLSIEKVSWVMKEDDPTGEDHNVRVTFSHQSLPFVEKWSLTLHKNFRDLITYTTDADGSNPSTQTEVVFEGRLVESDAIALRALDSDGKMLALDLLTVDIPEIKSQVTWVGGKKEKSLRVTTSDNFPEIHVGDEVCTKKTSPCYYITPSGKSSSVDSCVTKYLQQDRVLQMCDERVTEIPEISPEPSVSVTEEGKISVSLKLADREEFQVEVLAYTSDDHSLVSSKQDHSCLIATGVESREEDTMTCLHRASLPEGQTDITVLIVKTDKEANAIASSLVLHGGKPDVDENVGVIIGAVVGAIIGVALVAFLVIYCMRKKEPETASQSTSYKYSEAKQEDKGEGATTNASEEP, translated from the exons ATGAGGCATTGCGATGAAAGGGTTGCGTTGTACAAGG AAATAGGAGAAACACTACCAATCGAACTTCAAGAAGACGGAATCCTCACAGTTGAGTTTACATACCCAGGGAAATACATCTCAGCGGAAGTGGTGGCTTACGACCCCAAGAACAAATCGAACGTGTTCTCAGAGTACCCTTACAAGTGCAGATTCCCAACCGGCCAGAtcaggaaaaagggtgacaaGACAGTGTGCCGTCATACCCTGACCGTGCCCGAGGACCAAAAAGAAATGATGGTCCTCATTGTGGTCATTGATGAAGATGATCTTGTGGAGAGGTCGGCTCTCCAGTACTTTGACA AAAAAGCAGCGTCTAAGCTCAGCATCGAGAAGGTAAGCTGGGTCATGAAAGAAGACGATCCCACGGGCGAGGACCACAACGTCAGGGTCACGTTCAGCCACCAGTCTCTCCCCTTCGTCGAGAAGTGGTCGCTGACTCTTCACAAGAACTTCAGGGACCTCATCACCTACACAACCGACGCCGACGGGAGCAACCCAAGCACTCAGACGGAAGTGGTCTTCGAGGGGAGGCTGGTGGAATCTGATGCCATTGCCCTCCGCGCCTTGGATTCTGATGGCAAGATGCTCGCCCTCGATTTGCTCACAGTAGATATTCCAG AAATAAAGTCTCAAGTGACGTGGGtcggaggaaagaaagaaaaatccctCCGAGTGACGACAAGTGACAACTTCCCTGAGATTCATGTGGGAGACGAGGTCTGCACCAAAAAAACAAGTCCATGTTACTACATTACCCCATCAGGAAAATCTTCTTCAGTGGATAGCTGCGTCACCAAATACTTACAACAAGACAGAGTCCTGCAGATGTGTGATGAGAGAGTGACTGAAATTCCAG AAATCAGCCCAGAGCCATCAGTATCCGTCACAGAAGAGGGCAAGATCTCTGTAAGCTTGAAGCTTGCAGACAGGGAGGAGTTCCAAGTTGAAGTGCTGGCGTATACCTCTGACGACCACAGCCTAGTCTCCTCGAAGCAAGACCACAGCTGTCTGATTGCAACTGGGGTGGAATCGCGCGAGGAGGATACAATGACCTGTCTTCACAGAGCTTCCTTGCCAGAAGGCCAGACAGACATCACTGTGCTCATTGTGAAAACAGACAAGGAGGCGAATGCAATTGCATCAAGTCTAGTGCTCCATG GTGGTAAGCCTGACGTCGATGAGAATGTGGGAGTCATCATCGGAGCAGTTGTTGGTGCCATAATAGGAGTGGCACTGGTTGCTTTTCTGGTCATATACTG CATGAGGAAGAAGGAGCCAGAAACTGCCAGCCAGTCAACATCTTACAAATACAGCGAAGCCAAACAAGAGGATAAGGGAGAGGGTGCCACTACCAACGCCAGTGAAGAACCCTGA